In a genomic window of Leptolyngbya sp. SIO1E4:
- a CDS encoding polysaccharide deacetylase family protein, whose amino-acid sequence MQPALKAPPSPLRLPKRPRHRWLRYCAIVIAIAVLVSTWEPYLWSNRYRVPWVFGEVVYKVQTPDKVVALTFDDGPDPRYTEQISQLLVDAGVRSTFFVMGRHAEQHPELIDTLIQHGHELGNHTWNHPSLRLTPPNRIRAELESTDRLLREHGYQQPIPFRAPYGHSWFVLPQILKQRQQSNILWTVQLNDWKPERPDVMMDLLEPKFDNGAIILLHDGDGESEGADRANTVEVVKLILEKYIPQGYQFVTVSELLTHGNPLPYQ is encoded by the coding sequence ATGCAGCCCGCCCTTAAAGCCCCCCCGTCTCCCCTACGCTTACCCAAACGTCCCCGTCATCGCTGGCTTCGGTATTGTGCAATTGTTATCGCGATCGCCGTGCTCGTCTCCACTTGGGAGCCTTACCTCTGGTCTAACCGCTACCGGGTTCCGTGGGTCTTTGGCGAAGTCGTCTATAAAGTGCAAACCCCAGACAAGGTGGTTGCCCTCACCTTTGATGATGGCCCTGACCCCCGCTACACCGAGCAAATTTCTCAACTTCTGGTCGATGCCGGGGTTCGCAGCACCTTCTTTGTCATGGGCCGCCATGCCGAACAGCACCCAGAACTGATCGACACCCTCATTCAGCACGGTCACGAATTGGGTAATCACACCTGGAACCACCCCAGCCTCCGCCTAACTCCCCCCAACAGAATTCGTGCAGAACTAGAATCAACCGATCGCCTGTTGCGAGAACACGGCTATCAGCAGCCCATCCCCTTTCGAGCCCCCTATGGCCATAGCTGGTTTGTGCTGCCCCAGATCCTTAAGCAGCGGCAGCAATCTAACATCCTGTGGACCGTGCAGCTCAATGACTGGAAGCCTGAGCGCCCAGACGTCATGATGGATTTATTGGAGCCTAAATTTGACAACGGGGCCATTATCTTGCTCCATGATGGGGATGGAGAGTCTGAAGGCGCCGATCGCGCCAACACCGTTGAAGTGGTTAAGCTGATTTTAGAGAAGTATATTCCCCAGGGATATCAATTCGTCACCGTCTCAGAACTCCTGACCCATGGAAACCCTCTGCCCTATCAGTAG